Genomic DNA from Candidatus Zixiibacteriota bacterium:
AAGGCCAAGGTCACCAATTTGTCATATCCGGAGGAGACGATCCGTGTCAAGATCGATATCGGCGTGGCGTACGGCAGCGATATCGAGAAGGTGAAAGCGATTTTGCTGAATGTCGCGCGGCAGCATCTGAAGGTGATAGCGGATCCGGCGCCGTCGGCGGATTTTGTCAGTTTCGGCGAGTCGGCGCTGAACTTTTCGCTGACCTGCCGGGTGGCGCAGATTGCGGATCAGTGGCGGACGGGCGAACAGATGCGGTGTGAGATTTACAATGCGTTCAATCGCGAGGGGATTGAGATTCCGTTCCCGCAGCGCGTGATTCATATTCAAGGGCGAGGTCAGCCGGGCGCGGGCGAATAGGCCAAAATTCTATTGACTTTGCCCAAGCAATCTTTACTTTGGCAATCCCACGAAATGGGCTCGTAGCTCAGATGGTTAGAGCGCGCGCCTGATAAGCGCGAGGTCGGCAGTTCGATTCTGCCCGAGCCCATATTTGATTTTCACGGACAGTAGAAGTCTCGCGAGGCTGCACGCGGCGGTCGATGAGCGAGCGCAGGTTCAGTTGCGGGCCGGCGGATTCCAATCGCGGTCACCTTTTTGCGCTGGATTTCTGCTTGCCAATTGCCGGCTGCTGATATTGTTTGATAGTATCGTCCACATTAGAATTCTGCGAGGTTTCGATGTTTAAACGCCTGTTCCGCCTTGTCCTTTGTTGGATTGCGTCCGGCGCGGTGACGCTCGCGGCTCAGCCCTTGACGACATTGTTCGTGAATTACTTGCCGCCGTCGCAAGAATTGGAGGTCGCCGGGCAGATCCAGAGCGAGTACGGCGCCGCCGATTCGACCGTTCACCTCCTTCTCAGCAGCAGAGTTCAATCGCTCTCGGTCTTTTTTAGAACCGACATCGATTCAATCCCGGCAGAAGGGAAGCGCCTTGGCGCAGACACAGTTGCCGTTTCGATTCCCGCTCAAGCGGTTTTCGCCAACTCCTGGCAACTGAATTTCAGTTATAGTTGGCCCCTTGACCCGCTTCAGGATTCGCTGATCTTGCTTGACCGTGGCCATCGCTGGTATCCAATACTTCTGGACCAACTGGTCAATGCGATAACAATGGTGGCTTTGCCTGACGATTATCGTGTGCTGAGTGTCGGCAAACGCTTCAATGAGTCGGCGTTGAGCGGAGTGCGCACAGTGGCATTTCAGACGCTGATACCTGTGTTCAAGATTCCGTTGT
This window encodes:
- a CDS encoding mechanosensitive ion channel yields the protein KAKVTNLSYPEETIRVKIDIGVAYGSDIEKVKAILLNVARQHLKVIADPAPSADFVSFGESALNFSLTCRVAQIADQWRTGEQMRCEIYNAFNREGIEIPFPQRVIHIQGRGQPGAGE